In Sphingomonas sp. M1-B02, the sequence GATCGCGCCCGCGGCGAGCCACGGCTCGATCCGCGTGAGCAAGGCTGCATGGCCGAGATCGGTCGCGGGCAGGAAGGCGTCGCGCCCGATCGCCGATTCCTCGCCCCATTTGAGCCGCAGCAGCTTCGCCGCGGAGCGGCTGCGCACGATCAGCAGATCGAGAATTTCCGACCCCTGGACCGCGCCCATGTCCTGCTTGTAGCCGCTGTCGCCGGCGCCGAGATCGACGGTGGTGATGCCCCTGCCCCGCGCCCATTCGAGCTGGCGCCAGGTGACGATCCGCCCCGGTCGCCCGGCGGCGAAGCGATCGTCATAGCTGCTGGCGATACTATATTGGACGGCGCCGTCCTGGAGATCGAAGGAGAAGGCGGCGGGGGTGTCGCCGACGAACAGGATCGTCGCCGAGAGCGCCTGCGCGAGCACCGGATCGCGGACCTTTTCGCGCCAGCGGCGGCGCTGGTCTTCGTTGAGGAACTTGGCGCCGCTGCCGTCGGTGGTCTTGCCGACCCAGCTGTTCGCCTCGATCGCCGCCAGCGCCGCGAGCGCGGCTTCGTCCCAGCCTGGGCCGGTGACGTGGCGGTAGCTGACCGGCCCCGATTGCGCGAGCTGCTTCTCGTAGCCCGCGAGCCGGCGCCGGGTCGAACGGCGGGGCCAGCCGCCCTCCTCGCCGCTCGCCGCCAGATCGAAGAGGAAGGTCTTGCTGATGCTGCGGCTGAGCACGGTCCAGCCGGCGCGGGCGACCGCGCGCTTGAGCAGGACCGTTGCCGGATCGTCCTTGTAGACGGGGCCGACGCGCCACAGAGGGGCCAGTGCGGATCGGGTGAGCGGATGCTTGAACGTCTCGGCAAGTTCGGCCGCGGTTGCACTGCGATCGATCAGGATCGAGCGGAACGGCCAATAGCAGCCCGGG encodes:
- a CDS encoding GNAT family N-acetyltransferase produces the protein MMHGKFEMQADCVSVEMRHGFPALLDGLADRALGPRAFLRSAWYAGDGTDGTTLIARRVDGSAVAAIPTVSIGPSLLGARAVPGCYWPFRSILIDRSATAAELAETFKHPLTRSALAPLWRVGPVYKDDPATVLLKRAVARAGWTVLSRSISKTFLFDLAASGEEGGWPRRSTRRRLAGYEKQLAQSGPVSYRHVTGPGWDEAALAALAAIEANSWVGKTTDGSGAKFLNEDQRRRWREKVRDPVLAQALSATILFVGDTPAAFSFDLQDGAVQYSIASSYDDRFAAGRPGRIVTWRQLEWARGRGITTVDLGAGDSGYKQDMGAVQGSEILDLLIVRSRSAAKLLRLKWGEESAIGRDAFLPATDLGHAALLTRIEPWLAAGAITAAALALSE